The genomic segment TGCCGTAAGGCTCTTCTATTAGGTCATCAAAAGTATATTGAGCAAAAGACTCTAACTCTGCCCAATCAACTATTTCAAATTTTATTTTATATGCTTCTGTTTTTGGAATATTACTTATCTCTAAATTTTTAATCAGTTTTCTGCCCTCCAATCTCTTTAAAAATGATTTAAATTGATTATTTTCAAATTCTCCTTTCAGCTCTATTTCCATGTCCGGCTTATAAGCAAAAAATGATTCCAAAAGTTCTATGCACTCTTTATTTATCAACATAGTTTAATAATAATTGTAATATTTATAATAATTGTAATATTTAGTTTATCTTAGTAAAAAACTATAAAAAAATCAAATGGTAAACAAAATGCCGGATAATTGGCCGGCATTTGTATTATTTACTTATTTAAATATATTTAATTTCTACTTTTTGTCTTTTGATAATATTTCCTCGTGCATTTTTTCAATTTTTTCATTGCGTTCAATTAAATCGTTTACCCTCAATAGCAAAGGATGATTTTCAACATCACCATAATACTTTTCCAAGTATGCTTTTAATGCAATCAAAACTAATTTGCTTATTGGTGAAAGTAATCGAGCATCAACTCTAATCGATTCCAGTTTGGCAGAAAATTTTTCACCATTGTATTCTAAATGGTGCATCGCAATGTCTGACCATGTTCCATGAATTGAATGGGAAGGAATTTGCTGTAAAACGGGATAAGCCCATTCGAGATTAATTTCCCTTAGGATGGTTTTATAATCTTTCCACCTTGGAATTTGTTTTAGATCTTCAATGCCGTTTATTTCTGATGCCCTAAACAAACGATCAATTGACTTCAGCATTCTTTCTTCAATTGGTAATTTTTTACCTCTCTGTTTGATATTTTCCTGTATTGAATTAAATAAATTTTTTTCAGCTTTAAGCGCTGACCTAACAAAAATATCAACATCTTCTGGCTTTGCCTTTGTGCAAAAATAAATAACGTTTATTGCAGACTCTACGATACTTCGGTTCAAGGCTAAAATTACTTCGCCATGCTCTTTAACTTTATCTACAGACAAAGCCGTAGCCGATGCCATAAATTTCACAATCCTAACCAGCAGGCCAACAATCAATGATTGATCACGTCCGTAAATATATTCCGATTTATCATCAGGATTACATAATCCGCAGACAACAGTTACTGCAGACATTGCCTCTTTGTATAAATCAAATGCAATTCTTGAGCAATTTTCTTCGTTGAAATTTGAAATATCAACTGGCGCACCCATTATTTCGTCAACGGAAGATTCAATGATTTTATCTTTCATAAATACTTTAATTATTCTTTTCAAAATCAATTAAAATCTGCAAATATTGTTTTTGCAAATCATCTGAAATATGAGAGTTATCAAGCTTAGAAATATCTCCTTTGTAGTCGATAATTTTATTTATTTCATCAAAATAAAATCCTTCAAGAGTGGCTATAAATAAATATGAAGGATTCCATGATTGGCTCATTCTTTCAGCATCTTTAAAAACATAGCCAGTATTCAAAGCGCGCATATACTTAACCTCTATAAGCTTTACATTCCTTGTTCTTCTATCAATTACTGCAAAGTCTGGCGCCGTTCTCAAAGTTTCTATCATTCCATTATTTTCTTTATATCCCTGCTGGACAAGCTCGGGGATAATTTTTTCATATCCAAACTCCAGCACCGTAAATTCTCCCGCCTCTCTATGCATTTGAGCAAATACAGTTTCAGCTATTTTTCCTTTTACTAAATTTCTGGCAAAATTTATATTGTTCATATTTTTTGTAATTATTAGTAATAAATATATTATTCTAATTTTGAATATTCATATTTAGAATATATAATATATGCATGAATAAGTCAATATACTCAAAAGAATACAAGGCACTGGTTACGAGACTGAAAGATGCCAGACTCAAAATTGGCCTTACACAAGGTGATGTTGCTAAAAGGCTGAAAAAGCCTCAGTCTTATATTTCCAAGATTGAAAATGGAGAACAAAGAATTGATGTTATTGAAATGAAAAAATTTGCTGATTTATATAAAAAAGATATTAACTACTTCCTTTAGATATATGGCAAAAAAGATAAAAAGAACGTGGCATAAAAATTTTCTTAAATACATGAAATTTATTGTTAGTCATCCTAACTACAAAGGAATGCCTGACTTGAGAAAGACTGATGGAAATATCAGGTGGATTTGCAGTGGCAAAAGTGAGATTGGACAAAGGCGATATAAATGGTGGGATAATAAGAGAAAAGAATTAAAGATAAAAAAGGATGGTCCCTGGATATCAAAAGTTGCAAGAGCTATTCACCCAACAGGAAAAAAACCATGCCAAATATGTGGCAAAGAAATGAGCTTGGACTATATTTATCCAAATAAAAGAAACGGTTTTAGCCCTGGAGCTATGAGTAATGCTCCTGATCGTCTTGATGGATTTCATACTTATAATTTATGTTGTCGAAGTACCCAAGATACAGGGAGGCATAAGGAAAACTTAAATCGTTATGGAGAAGATAGGCGGGCTTATGAAAATTGGGCTGATGGCGATTGGAAAGCGGCCAGCTGGCTGATGAAAGTTTTTAATAAACATAAAGTTAGCCCAGATCATATTGGACCAATATCTCTTGGATTTTCACATAATCCTCAATTTAACCCAATGACTCCTGCAAAAAACTCTGCTAAGAACAACCGGATGACACTTGTAGATGTTAAAACTTTAATAAAACTCGAGGAAGAGGGAAAAAGTGTTGTATCTTGGCACTCAAAATACATTTGGGATCTTTTGAAAAATAAAGTTAAAAATAATTCGGATGCTTTAAAACTTAGCAAAATAATGGGTCGGAATTTACATAATATTTTAATATCTCTCTCCCAAATTTCAGAAGCTGGATATGACAAGTTTTTAATATCAAATTTTCTGCATCCAGAATTTGCTTATTTTTCAATTTCATTTAAGGGTTTTAATTCTAAAGATGGAACGTATAAAGAAATGATAAAAACACCAGGCAAGAAAAAACAATATGAAAATAACGCAAAAAGATATATCAGAATATCTATTGAGTCGCTTGAATCTTATAAAAAAGTTAAAAATCGAAATACAAAAGCAATTAAATCAAAAAATGTCCAAAATACTTTGGATAAAACTTTACTATTACTTAAAAACAAAAAACACTCACTAGCTAAAAAGAGTTTGCTTAATGTGTGTTCTGAGCTAAGTAAAGAATTAGCTAAAGATTTTTAATCAATTCCTCTTCATACTTATCTGGAGTAATTAGTCCAGCCATTAATCTTTGATAGAGTCCTTTTGGGGCTATTTTTTGTTTCAAATAGTTCTCTCCTCCATTAACCTCAATTGATGGAAGGTTTCCTATAGCATCATTCACAGAAACAAACTTGTCTTCATTCGCAATTATTTCTTCAGGGTAGCATTTTTCAGGATCACCTTTTAAAACCCCTATTATGACAACCCTTTTTCGTTTTTGTGGAACACCAAACTTAACTGCTAACATTTTTTTTCCATGCATTTTATAACCAAGTTCTGAAAAACTTTCTTTTATACTTTCAAATGTTTTTCCTTTATTGCTTGTCAAAATACCTTCGACGTTCTCAACTAAAATTGTTTTTGGTTTTATTTTTTTTACTATTTCAACAAACTCTTTAAAGAGAAAGTTTCTAGGATCATCTACAAGACGTTTGCCGGCATAAGAAAATCCCTGGCAAGGGGGTCCGCCGATTATTATATCAACCTTTTTATTTTTAATAGCACTATAAATTCTTTTTTTCACATTTACATCAGTCACATCCCCCTCAACCATAGTAGTACCTTTATGATTTTTTTCATAAGTCTTGCAAGCATGACTAAAATTATCATTGGCTGCAATTATATTGAATCCTGCCCATTCAAATCCTTTACTCAAGCCACCTGAACCAGAAAAAAGATCAAGCACATTTTTTGTTTTAGTTTGCTCTTTTATTTTTTTTGCAATAAAATATGCGAGCAAGGGAGGGACAGCATTACCAATCTGTTTACAAAGAGAGGTTTTTGAACCCTCAAAAATAAAATCATCAGGGAAAGACTGTAATCTAGCCGCTTCCCTCGCGCTTATTACTCTATCATCTTTGGGATGAATATAAGCTCCGTTTCCTGGCCTATTAAAATATGTGGTAATTGTGTAGCTTGGTTTCTCCCATCTTAATCTTCCATATAAGGTAGTCCTACCACCTGTTTCTCTTATTCTCTCAAGCCGTTTAGATGGTATATTTAAAGGAATATTTTTCCAATTTCCTCCCGCAGGAATAGATACGACCATCTTTAAATCGTTCTCGCTAAGAGAGTAGGTTATGTGATTATATAGCATAATTAACTTTTTTATTTATTGTACTTATTAAACTTCCTTCTTGATACTTACTCAAGATAAAACTAATTTCATCCTTTGTTAGTTTATATAATTTAAAAATTTCCAAATTTAATTTAGCAACATCTTCATCTTTTTTTTCTTTTTTAATTCTACCTACCAGGGCTTCAATTCTATTTTTTTGTTTTTCACTAGGTACTGCAATTGGTAGTTCATCAATTTCGTAATTACTGATATGATTATTTGAATTTGTTATTTTGAATCGCCAATCTAAAAGTAATGAATTTAAAACTCCCAACAAGTAGTCGAGAGATATGTTTTTATCCTCAAAAAGATTTTCATGTTTTGAAATATAGTTGCATGAATTTCCTAATACAATATTAGCTGGAACTTTTGAAAACTTTAATCGTTTATTACCATGAATATTTGACACTTGTTGACATACAATCCTATCTCTTAAAACATGCTCTCTTTTTCCATTTAATTTCATAATGAAATTATCATCAACATATAAATTACCTAACTCAAAATCAAATTCTGCTATATTAATTCCTTTTAATAAAGGGAAGTTTGTCTTTTTATCAGTAATAAATGATTTATCTAAAGTTAAGTCTAGCTCTCCTCGTAAATTTTTAATATCAGAAAATGATTTAACTCTTGGATGGTTATTTATTTTTTCAAGAACGCCCCACCCCTTCTCATCTTCCACAATGATTGGAGCAGATTTAGAAATACTTTTAATGGTTTCTATATTAATTTTAATACTTCTTTTTTCCATGTCGTCAGAACTTATTACTTCAGGATTTATTTCAAGTATTTTACCTCTCCTGCTTTTATCTAATGCAAAAAAACAAAAGGCTTGAGAAATATCAGGAAAAAAACTATTTTTTTCAGGAATAATATAAATTTTTGAAAAAGAATAATTTTCTATCATTCTTTTTCTTAATTTCTCACTTTGACAATCATTTAATAATGTTATTGGAATTAATAGTCCAACATTGCTATTCCCGTTTGTATAATTTTCTAATATTTCCTCAATAAAAATTTTATAATAATTTAAAGTTCCTTCGTTATATTTATAAACTTTATTTATTTTAATAAAATTAACTAAATTTTTTATACTTCTAAAATCGACTTTTTGGGCATACTTGTTTGAATTCTCCTTTAAAAGTTTGTACGGAGGATTTGTCAAAACTATATCAAAACCATTTTTAACTTTAAAAATACTTCTAAGATCATTTTTTATAATTTCATTTTCTGTAATATTAAAAAGAACATTGCCAGCGTAATAATTCTTTTCATTTAATTCAATTTTTATCTTATATTTAAAATTGATATACAGAGGAATTATATTTTTTAATAGTCTAATTGCTTCTTGATCAATGTCGGCACAATAAATATTTTCAACAACCTGTTGAACTTTTTTATCAGTTAGTTTTGAACTTGAAGAAAAAATATAATCGATATATGCTAATGCAAAAATACCAATACCAGAACAAGGTTCTAAAAACTTTAAATCAAATAAATCTTTTTTATCTTTTAAAGCTTCCTTTGTTATTTGTTTCGCAATTTCATAATCTGTATAATAAATACCAAAATGTTTTCTTTCATCTGTTTTATCCATTTTGGTATTTTCCTTTTCTTTTTGATGAATCAATCCAATTAATTGAACAACAGAAATTGGGTCAATCTTATTATTTTTTTTCAAATTCTTATATAAAAAATCATCAACGGTATTTTTAATTAAAGGTTTTTCGGTTAGAAAGCTAAAGAGTAAATTAATCAATTCTTTTTTATTAATATATTTTGAACATATTGAATTGTATGTTTGAAATAGTTTTATCATTGTAATATTTAAAATTATTTTTATTAAAATTTATATCGTGTATGATAAAATTCCTTTTACCACTCCTTCAATCTTAAAATTATCCTTGCTCGCTAAAATTGCTTTGTATGCCTGATTTAATGAAGTGAGAAAGATATTATCTTTATCAATTTTTTGAATTTTTTTTATCATCACTTCATTGTTATTTACACATACAATAATATTCCCATCTTCTGGATTTATATCTTTTCTTACAATTACTAAATCGCCTTGTTTAATTTTTGGCTCCATTGAATCTCCTTTGGCTTTTACTAAAAAAGCTTCAGAAGATGAAAAACCTAGAATTTTTGTTGAGATTGGTATTCTATCAATAGGATTACCATCGAGCATTGAGCCGTTAGGACCACATTGTGCCATGCCATAGAGATTCAAAAAAGCAATTTTTTTATCCGGGTCATCAGCAAGAATTTGATAATCATGCGAATTATGCGGATTTCTCCTTAAATACCCTTTTGATTCTAATTGCTTGATGTGATGATGGACAATACTAGGAGATGAGGCACCAATTTCATCCTGAAGCTCACGAATAGTTAAAGGCTCTTCAATATTGCTTTTAAGTAATTCCAATAGTTTTTCTTGTTTTGGATGTAATTTTTTCATAAAACATACCTGTTAATAACTATAATAATTATAACATGTGAATAAGATGTGTGCAAGAACGTATTGACTTGTTCTAGTTTATGTTCTATATTAAATTTATGAATATTAAATTAAAATAACATTATGCTTAAAAAAGTTCAAAAGCAAAATTTAATTAAATGAAAAAAAATAAAACAAATTTTCTTATTTGGTTTTTTTATAAAACCGGAAATAAATTCAGGAACTTGGTATTTCGAAAACGGCTTGGCAGAAAAAGGTGGTCTGCAAAACTTATTATTTTTATTATGAGTTTTTTTGACTTTTTCCAAACAAGAGTTTATTTAAATACAGGCGAAGTTAATAAATTTGACCATTATGTTCCTAGGCTTTTATTGAATCGTTGGCGCATTGCTGAATCCGGTACAGATAAAGGGCAATTATATTGCTGGTCAAAAAACAAAGCAATGATTGAAAAAACACCTATAAAAAGCGTTGCCGGTGAAATCGATTGGGAGGTTGCTAGCGCGAATGGAGAGCCAAGCGATTTTGTTCGAAAAAAGTTATTTGCTGAATTATTGGAAGATAAAGCTTCCAGCGTCATTAAAATAATTAATACTACAGATAATTTAGATTTAACGTATTTAGAGGAAAGCACGCTCGCTGTTTTTATTGGTCATCAAATAACAAGAGTTCCATTATTTCACGAATATCTACTGCGCTTTTTTTCAATCGGCTATTCCAAAGGACTTATTACGTATAATGATTTGGGCAACAAAGAGGTTCTTACAAAAAAGGTCGCCAATAATGAAATAGGGATTACTTATGATCAATTATTAAAAAATAATATACACACAAGAGTTTCTGGAGGTAAACCACAAAAATTATTGTTATCATTAGTTATTGCCTCAGATGTAGGAGAAAAAATTAATCGAGGCAATTTACATATTTTAGAAATTCCTCAAAATTCCAATGATGAATTTGTTATTTCCGATAATCCTGTTATTTTTTTAGACTTCGAACGTCAATCTATTTTGCATTTTGTTCCTTGGTGGGAAATAGGTAAAAAAGATTTTTGGATATTTATGCCAATTTCTCCTCGAAAGGCAATCTTTTACTGTTGTAAATCTAAAAAGAAAGACGGCCCAATAGAAAATAATAATAATGACCTTGTTCAACTATTAAATTTCGGCCAATATTTATGCTGTACTGACAATGTTTTCTCTCGTAATATAAATATTCTAGAAAGCCACCTAAAACTTTATTCCAAAGAATTACATAATCTAAATAAAAATATATGACATTTCAAGATTTAATTGATACAGAGAACGAATTATTGCTAAAAGCTAAAAATGAGTATGATAAAGAATATATTAACTGTCTTAATTTAGTTTCTTTGCTCCAAAATTTTATCAAGAGCACTAAACTTGATAGCTGGTTATTTAATATTTTTCTATCATACATAAGAAAACATATCGTTTTAAGTTTTTTTTCAACCTTAAGACTACATCATGTTCAATCAGACGCTAATTTAAGACAAGCATTGGAAGCAACTTCCCTCGCTTGTTATTCGCTAGTTCATACTGAAAAAGAAAACTTCATGAAAGATGATAAAAATTTTAAAGATTATATCCTAAACAAGTCCTATAAATGGTTAGAGCAAAAATATCCAGATGCTTCGAAAGCAATAAAAATATCGAAAGACCAAATTAATTCAAGTTGCTCTCATGCCAGTCTTGCTTACGCATTTCAAGAATTTCAATTAGAAAGAGATAAATTTTCTTATTCGTTTTTTGATAAAGATGATAAAGATTTAGTTAAGGCATATTTATGGAATATTGCTCATATTTCCGGCAATATTATGGATATTATTTATGGAGTAAATAGAGATAGCAATATGCTTATTTTTACCAATGATTTTATTTCCAAGTTAAGAGAATACCGGAAAATAAATGATGAGATAAAAGCTGAATCATTAAATAAGGAAAAATTCAAAAAACATCTAGAACGACCAAGACAATGAAAAAAGAAGTTTACAATTTATATAAGCCACTCAGAAATCATCTCAGGCCGGTTGGTATTGAAAATGCTTTTTATGCGATTTGGGCCTATTTGAATTTTTTTCAGTTTAACAACGCTATTCCAAATAACATACAGGTAGATAAGATTATTACCGATAGCAAAAACGATGCTAGAAGATTTTTATCAGAATGGGAGCTGTCATTGTTGGCAAGGGAAATGATAGTCAACGGACAAGAAAATTTAAGTGGTGCGACAAAAAATTTTCAGAATTACAACTATTTTTCTAATGCAATAAATAAAATAAAAGAGTTCGAAAGCAACTTAAGCAAATTATATATAAATAAAAATAATATTTTAACTGAATTACGTAGATTGTCACATAGACAATTCCCTTGGCAACAAAAACCCAACTCTGTAGATTTTATTAGATACTATAAAATATATAATAATGAACGATTAAAAGAAATAGCTGAGAATAAATTAAAATTATCAATTCAACAATGGTACACAATCGGAACAGCAATTACAGGTGGCATTCTTTCACATCCAAAATTGAACATAGACTCTGAAATAACCATAGCCGGAATTACAAAAAAACATTTCGATATTTTTATAAATTTCACATCTACTAATTTAACAGATTTAAAGGAGATAATTCAGAGAGATGTTGATTATGATGACCAATATGTATATGCATTTAACCCTCTTGAATATTACCCGTTGATAAAAATAAAAAAATATTATTATTGTCCAATAATTACTTTTTTAATTTGGCGGATGACATCCGGAATTTATTTTGATTTAGTAAATGAAAAAAATTTTGGCAATAATTTTGGATTCGCCTTTCAAGATTATATAGAAGAAATTTCTAAAAAGGTTTTTAAAAATAAAAAAATAGCTTTTATCCCTGAAGAGAAATATTATGTAAATACAAAAACTCAAAAAGATAGTGTCGATTTTATAATAAAGAAAAATAACTTAGCATTTTTTGTTGAAGCCAAAGCAAAAAGAATTCAGAACAAATCAAAGACCCAATTATTATCAAACGAAACAATGGAAAAAGATTTGAATATTCTTGCTGAAGATATTTTGCAGATATATAAAACAATAAGAGATTACAAAAACGGATGCTATAAGCATTTCAAATATGACAAATCGATAATCATATATCCCTTATTAGTTACTCTTGAAGACTGGTATTTGTTCGGTGAAGATGTAAATAATTTAAAAGAAAAAGTAAAACAAAAATTAATTACCGCTAAATTATCATTAAATTGTTTAGATGAGATGCCTTATACCACCTGCTCAATAAAAAATTATGAACATCTAGTACAAGTTATAAATAATATAGAAATCAATGTTATTATGAATGATTGGTTTAAGCCTGAGCATAACGGGCATAATTTTGGTCAATTTTTATTTTCAAATTATTCAAAGCATTTTAAATCACTAGACTATTTTTTTCCAAATGATTTTGAAAATATATACCCAGATCAGGTTATGAAAAAACCACCCATTCCTGAGCAGTTCTAGTCAATTCCCAACAGTTCCCAATTTCCTCCCATTCCACCCCGTGTAACCCCGTTCTTGCCCGATTCTCACCATTTGTGAGCCGTTCATCATGATTAACTTAAATAACCATATTACACCGAATATTCCCCAATCTTTGGCACGATATAATATCGGTCTAGCTCCTGGAAGTAGGTTATAATCAGCTTCACTACCCCCCGCATATCGATACAAAGCCTGGTGTAAGCCGGGTTTTGTTTTGTCTTTACAAGGGTTTTCTCTGGTTCGAGCGTAGCAAATTTGGCCTCTAGGGGTTTAAGATACTTTTCAATCGCCAAGATGTGATTATGCGGTTGTATTAGCAATTTTCTTGTACTTAGCATTCGGTTCGAGCCTAATCTGTTAATGATGGCTCTACGTGTATCATCGTCACCTTTTTTGAACTTGATTAAAGCGCGCGTGGCGAATTTAACGTCTTCCAATTTTTCATCGTTCGTGGAATTTTGGCCTTTAAGAGAGGTGATTTTCTCTTGTAACAAGTTTATCTCTTTTTCATAGTCATTTCGTTGATCCGTGAACTCATCGTCTGAAATTAAACCTCTGCAACTTAATTTGGTTAAGTTGCTTTTTTCTTGTTTCTTCTTCTCGATCTTCTTGTTGAGATTATCAATGATATTTTGTCTTTCTTCTGGGTCTTCGTTTTTTGTCTCTTTCATAATTTTGAATAACAATTTTTGAAAGTCTGGCAGAAGATCATATTTTTCTAATTCCTTTTCAATTTGTTCTTCTAGCACAGGAAGACTAACAGCTTTCTCTTGGCAGTTTATACGAGGCTTCTTGTGATTACAGCGATAATATACAAATGTTTTTTCTTTACCAGTTTTTTTGATTATTTTTGTTTTTTTGTCAGCACTAACTAGAGACCCACAATTTGCACAACGGATTAATCCAGTATAGGCAAACTTGTTCTTTCTCATTCTAGGTCTACCTTTTTTGCCAAGTAGTTCTTGTATCTGGTCGAATTCTTTCAAAGTGATCATTGCTTTGTGTTTGCCTTGTTTTTGTTTTCCGTCATATTGAATAATGCCTGCATAAAAAGGATTGGTAAATATTCGATACATGGAACAACGAGAAAGTTCTTTATTTTTGATTCGTGTTTTAAAATCCCATTCGTCATTTAATATATCAAGGACTTTTGGAACCGAATAGTTGCCAGTGAGCATTAAGTCAAAAGCTTTTCGTAAGCAATCAAATCTTTTTCTATCAACTTTGATAATCCGATAACCCTTGTCTTTGAGCATGACATTTTTGTAACCATTCGGAGCAATGTTTGGTTGCCAGCCCATTTGGAATTTCTTTTCTAGTCCACGTCGAACATCCTTTCCTAGTTTGGAAGAAAAGTATTGTGATTGAGATAATGCCAGTTGCAACATCATAATTCCTTCGGGAGAATTATCAAAATTGTATGATACGAATTTCAAATCATCAATTACACCAGTTCGTACCAAGTAAGTTATAGTCGAAGCGTCAATCTCGTTTCTGGACAGTCTATCAGGGTGCCAAGCGATTATTCCCGTGGCTTCGCCTTTTCGTATTCGCTTGATCATACTTTCGAACACAGGGCGATTGTAAGGTTTAAAAGCAGAGTGTTTTTCTTCCAGAACTTCCAAAATATCAAGATCGCTAAAAAACTCTTTCGCTTTGTCTAATTGACTGGAAATAGATAGGGCTTGTTTTTCTTCGCCCTCACTTGATTTTCTTACATAAACAAAATACTTCATACAATTATTTATAATAAATCTTTGACAATTAGCTGTTTGTTAATTATTATTGAGATATAGCAATGATTAAAATCTAACTTTTTTATAGGGGGGGGTGGTCATGGAGATTTGGTTGTTTATTATCGTTCTTTCGCATGTGTTTTTATCTTTATTCCAGTGGATTAAAAACAACCGATACGGTGTAAGAAAAAACATCGTGAAAGTTGGCTTTTCTCTTCGTGTAGTCATGTTTGTAAAGGATTATGTTGTAATGCTTACAATTGTGACTGTTTCTATTGTTTATCTTTTTGACGGTAGCTATTCATTCTTAATGAAGGTTAAGTTTCCGTCATCGATCTCCTACATGGGAATATTTTTAGCCCTAACCTCTGTTGTGCTAAAAGCTTGGTCCTATGGAACGATAAACAAAAACTGGTCAGCAACAATGGCAATATACCGACAACATGAACTTGTGACCTGGGGTCCGTATGCCCATGTCAGACATCCAATTTATACAAGTTATGTACTTATGACTATTGGTGCGTTTTTCTTGTCAGGGATCCTAGCCTTTCTGTTGCTTGGGACATTGTACATTTTGATAAATTTAATTCGCGTGAAAAAAGAGGAAAAAGAACTTGGTCGAATTTTTGACCGAACACACAAAGTATACAAAAGAAGAGTGGGAATGTTCATTCCCAAAAGTGTGCAAGTTACATGCATAGTTGTTTTATTGCTATGCAATGTTGTGGGCATGATTGATGAGTTTCTTTTTTTGTTAACCGGCAATTCTTTCACCTTACAGTGGTTTGCATATCTGCTGACATAACACTATGGAAGATTGCAATGCTCTTGGGCAGCTGATATTTAGCTGCCCATTATTTTTTTCAAAGATTAAAAACAAAAAAGGACGGTTCTAGCTTACCCGAAACAATTACCAAAAAGATAACTTCATCGGAAGAACCGCCCATCTCTGGGATGTAGTTATAAAAAAATCCTCTTGGTATTATTTTATTGTTTCGAGTAAGCATTTATATAGTAGCAGAATTATTTAATTTCTCAAGACCTCTAGGTCTTTTTTGTATATAGGGCTATATACGATTTTTCCTAGTTCAACTAGGTCTTCTAGTAGTGAATAAGCTTTTTCATAGCTTATCTCTTCGTTGAAATTTTTCTTGTAG from the Patescibacteria group bacterium genome contains:
- a CDS encoding isoprenylcysteine carboxylmethyltransferase family protein; its protein translation is MFLSLFQWIKNNRYGVRKNIVKVGFSLRVVMFVKDYVVMLTIVTVSIVYLFDGSYSFLMKVKFPSSISYMGIFLALTSVVLKAWSYGTINKNWSATMAIYRQHELVTWGPYAHVRHPIYTSYVLMTIGAFFLSGILAFLLLGTLYILINLIRVKKEEKELGRIFDRTHKVYKRRVGMFIPKSVQVTCIVVLLLCNVVGMIDEFLFLLTGNSFTLQWFAYLLT
- a CDS encoding recombinase family protein; the encoded protein is MKYFVYVRKSSEGEEKQALSISSQLDKAKEFFSDLDILEVLEEKHSAFKPYNRPVFESMIKRIRKGEATGIIAWHPDRLSRNEIDASTITYLVRTGVIDDLKFVSYNFDNSPEGIMMLQLALSQSQYFSSKLGKDVRRGLEKKFQMGWQPNIAPNGYKNVMLKDKGYRIIKVDRKRFDCLRKAFDLMLTGNYSVPKVLDILNDEWDFKTRIKNKELSRCSMYRIFTNPFYAGIIQYDGKQKQGKHKAMITLKEFDQIQELLGKKGRPRMRKNKFAYTGLIRCANCGSLVSADKKTKIIKKTGKEKTFVYYRCNHKKPRINCQEKAVSLPVLEEQIEKELEKYDLLPDFQKLLFKIMKETKNEDPEERQNIIDNLNKKIEKKKQEKSNLTKLSCRGLISDDEFTDQRNDYEKEINLLQEKITSLKGQNSTNDEKLEDVKFATRALIKFKKGDDDTRRAIINRLGSNRMLSTRKLLIQPHNHILAIEKYLKPLEAKFATLEPEKTLVKTKQNPAYTRLCIDMRGVVKLIITYFQELDRYYIVPKIGEYSV